The following proteins are encoded in a genomic region of Spirosoma sp. SC4-14:
- the namA gene encoding NADPH dehydrogenase NamA: MSVLFSPITIRSVQLKNRIVVSPMCQYSSENGFANDWHLVHLGSRAVGGAGLIITEATAVSPEGRISPHDLGIWSDDHIAGLKRITQFINQQGAVAGIQLAHAGRKASHHRPWDGGKAIASTEPKGWETVGPSAIPFSEVDPRPLTLTAEGIKNVLIDFQNAARRAVDAGFQVAEIHAAHGYLLHEFLSPLSNQRTDDYGGSFDNRIRIVVDVVERVRAVWPEEYPLFVRISASDWTEGGWTIDDSVALAAVLKTKGVDVIDCSSGGNVAHAKIPLRPGYQVPFAERIRQETGMLTGAVGLITSVEQAEAILADGQADLVLLAREFLRDPYFPLHAAQALGEEIAWPLPYERAKPK; the protein is encoded by the coding sequence ATGTCTGTTCTTTTTTCTCCGATCACCATTCGTAGTGTTCAGCTAAAAAATCGCATTGTTGTTTCGCCCATGTGTCAGTATTCCAGCGAAAACGGGTTTGCCAACGACTGGCATCTGGTACACCTGGGCAGTCGGGCGGTAGGAGGGGCCGGATTAATCATTACCGAAGCCACTGCCGTTTCGCCCGAAGGCCGAATTTCGCCCCACGATCTGGGAATCTGGAGCGACGACCATATTGCCGGGTTGAAACGAATTACGCAGTTTATTAATCAGCAAGGCGCTGTTGCGGGTATTCAGTTAGCTCATGCCGGTCGTAAGGCCAGTCACCATCGGCCGTGGGACGGCGGTAAGGCTATTGCCTCTACCGAACCAAAAGGCTGGGAGACCGTGGGGCCGAGTGCCATCCCATTTTCAGAGGTCGATCCGCGCCCGCTGACCCTTACGGCTGAGGGAATCAAAAATGTACTGATCGATTTTCAGAATGCTGCCCGACGGGCAGTGGACGCCGGTTTTCAGGTTGCCGAAATCCATGCTGCTCATGGCTATCTGCTGCACGAGTTTTTATCGCCGTTGAGCAATCAGCGAACCGACGACTATGGGGGCTCGTTTGATAATCGGATTCGAATAGTGGTTGATGTAGTTGAACGAGTTCGGGCTGTCTGGCCCGAAGAGTATCCACTGTTTGTTCGGATTTCGGCCAGCGACTGGACCGAGGGAGGCTGGACTATTGACGATTCGGTTGCGCTGGCGGCTGTTCTGAAAACGAAGGGTGTCGATGTGATCGATTGTTCAAGCGGTGGCAACGTGGCTCATGCCAAAATACCACTCCGGCCGGGCTATCAGGTGCCGTTTGCCGAACGCATCAGGCAGGAAACCGGTATGCTGACCGGTGCCGTTGGGCTTATTACGAGCGTTGAGCAGGCCGAAGCTATTCTGGCCGATGGGCAGGCCGATCTGGTGTTGCTGGCACGGGAATTTTTGCGCGATCCGTATTTTCCACTTCATGCTGCTCAGGCATTAGGGGAGGAAATTGCATGGCCATTGCCGTATGAGCGGGCAAAGCCAAAATAA
- a CDS encoding neutral zinc metallopeptidase, with translation MRWLGQRESDNVDDRRGGGGGGLLVGGGIGTVVIAVIVMLLGGDPSDILNQSAPTQQVSEAPTGPQPDDAAAHFTRKVLGSTEDVWTQLFAKEGAQYRKPTLVMFRGVTSSGCGTAQQAMGPFYCPLDEKVYIDLSFYDELSQRFGATGDFANAYVVAHEIGHHVQKLMGIMDKTDALRERLSQRDYNKVSVRLELQADFLAGVWAHYAQGKSFDFDPGDIEEALTAANAIGDDKIQEETQGRVVPDAFTHGTSAQRVYWFKKGLKTGDINQGDTFNSREDANLQ, from the coding sequence ATGCGTTGGTTAGGACAAAGAGAAAGTGATAACGTCGACGATCGGCGCGGAGGTGGGGGTGGCGGTTTATTGGTTGGCGGGGGCATAGGCACCGTCGTCATAGCCGTCATTGTTATGCTTCTGGGCGGAGATCCATCCGATATTTTGAACCAGAGTGCTCCAACTCAGCAGGTGTCGGAAGCACCTACCGGCCCACAACCCGACGATGCCGCTGCTCATTTTACGCGGAAAGTACTGGGTAGTACCGAAGACGTCTGGACACAGTTATTTGCGAAAGAAGGCGCTCAGTATCGCAAGCCAACGCTGGTCATGTTCCGGGGAGTAACCTCGTCGGGCTGTGGTACGGCACAGCAGGCTATGGGGCCGTTCTACTGCCCGCTCGATGAGAAAGTATACATCGATCTGTCGTTTTATGATGAGTTAAGCCAGCGCTTCGGGGCTACTGGCGATTTTGCCAATGCCTATGTCGTTGCGCACGAAATTGGCCATCACGTTCAGAAACTGATGGGTATTATGGACAAAACCGATGCCCTTCGGGAACGACTCAGCCAGCGGGATTATAACAAAGTATCGGTTCGGTTAGAACTTCAGGCCGATTTTCTGGCCGGTGTTTGGGCACATTATGCACAGGGAAAAAGTTTTGACTTTGACCCTGGCGACATTGAAGAAGCGCTGACAGCCGCCAATGCCATTGGCGACGATAAAATTCAGGAAGAAACGCAGGGACGTGTAGTGCCCGATGCCTTCACCCATGGCACATCTGCCCAGCGCGTATACTGGTTTAAGAAAGGGCTTAAAACCGGCGATATTAACCAGGGCGATACCTTCAATAGCCGCGAAGATGCCAATTTGCAGTAA
- a CDS encoding alpha/beta fold hydrolase, with protein MPRYSFVNLIVFFLLLVCSGYAQQRFADLGDFQLENGQTIQNCRLGYRTFGRLNANRSNAILVPTWFGGTSQGKAFVANPGGIADSTQYFTIVVDALGNGVSSSPSNSTAQAGAEFPQFTIRDMVRSEYELVTKYLNLTHLYAVMGISMGGMQSFEWLVSYPTFIDKVVPIVGTPKQSSYDKLMWGTQLTILERGNFSPEAMKTTGDLHELNLTTPTYFLTHLKADDEPAFVQQKENGYANTNPYNWASQLRAMIGQDIYRGRTVAELKSTIKAKLLVVVATQDHMVTPGMATELARSLQVPLVELTGDCGHLATSCEEDKVKQAVRQFLQN; from the coding sequence ATGCCTCGATATTCATTTGTCAACCTAATCGTATTCTTTCTTCTCCTGGTTTGCTCTGGCTATGCGCAGCAACGCTTTGCCGACCTGGGCGATTTTCAGCTCGAAAATGGTCAAACCATTCAGAACTGCCGTCTGGGCTATCGAACATTTGGTCGGTTAAATGCCAATCGGTCCAACGCAATTCTGGTGCCAACCTGGTTTGGTGGTACCTCGCAGGGGAAAGCCTTTGTAGCCAATCCGGGGGGCATTGCCGATAGCACACAGTATTTTACGATTGTGGTCGATGCGCTAGGCAATGGTGTGTCGTCGTCGCCATCGAACAGTACGGCGCAGGCCGGAGCTGAGTTTCCGCAGTTTACAATCCGCGATATGGTCCGCTCTGAATATGAGCTGGTTACGAAGTACCTGAATCTGACCCATCTGTATGCCGTGATGGGTATTTCGATGGGCGGTATGCAGTCGTTCGAATGGCTGGTGTCGTACCCAACCTTTATAGATAAGGTAGTTCCTATTGTTGGAACACCAAAACAAAGTAGCTACGATAAGCTAATGTGGGGCACGCAGCTTACTATTCTGGAACGGGGCAATTTTTCGCCCGAAGCCATGAAAACTACCGGTGATCTTCACGAACTAAATCTAACAACACCAACCTATTTTCTGACCCATCTGAAAGCCGACGATGAACCCGCTTTTGTACAGCAGAAAGAAAATGGCTATGCAAACACAAATCCGTATAACTGGGCTTCGCAGCTTCGAGCTATGATTGGTCAGGATATTTACCGGGGCCGAACGGTAGCTGAGCTGAAATCTACGATTAAAGCAAAGCTGTTGGTTGTCGTCGCTACGCAGGACCATATGGTTACCCCCGGAATGGCTACCGAACTGGCCAGATCGTTGCAGGTGCCGTTGGTTGAACTTACGGGCGATTGCGGCCATTTGGCCACATCCTGCGAAGAAGACAAAGTAAAGCAGGCTGTTCGGCAGTTTTTGCAGAATTAA
- a CDS encoding DUF6582 domain-containing protein — translation MTKDTKIDRRDDVRPTEGEHKYGDVEFADRTNKKYPIDTPEHVRAAWSYINHKDNAAKYDADEVDVIKNRIKKAAEKHHVAIESE, via the coding sequence ATGACAAAGGACACGAAAATTGATCGGCGCGACGATGTCAGACCGACCGAAGGAGAGCACAAATACGGTGATGTAGAGTTTGCAGACCGAACAAACAAAAAGTATCCCATAGACACCCCTGAGCACGTTCGGGCAGCGTGGAGCTATATAAATCATAAAGACAATGCTGCCAAATATGACGCCGATGAAGTGGATGTCATCAAAAACCGCATTAAGAAAGCCGCAGAAAAACATCACGTCGCTATAGAAAGTGAGTAG
- the clpB gene encoding ATP-dependent chaperone ClpB, whose protein sequence is MDFKNYTVKAQEVVQKASEIALGNGQQAIETGHLLQAILSEDENVIGFIAKKLGVNLKNTTGALQAIVSTYPKVSGGNGGVYLSNDTAAAFAKASSYTKEFGDEFVSVELMLLGLMAGKDQIATLLKDAGFTEKQTKAAINELRKGNSVKDQNAEAKYQSLERYSINLNERARTGKIDPVIGRDEEIRRVLQILSRRTKNNPILLGEPGVGKTAIVEGLAQRIVSGDVPENLKTKTIVSLDMGLLIAGAKYKGEFEERLKAVIKEVTDSDGQIILFIDEIHTLIGAGAGGEGAMDAANLLKPALSRGELHTIGATTLKEYQKYIEKDKALERRFQAVMVDEPDMPDAISILRGIKEKYELHHGVRIKDDAVIAAVELSTRYITDRFLPDKAIDLMDEAAAKLRLEMDSVPEELDELNRRIMQLEIEREAIRRENDKEKETVLNKQIEDLSEQRNNLKAKWETEKASVNEGRTLKEQLDQLRFEAEQAERSGDYGKVAEIRYGRIPEIETKLNDLAKEGGDSDSSDRMMQEEVTAEDIAEVVAKWTGIPVSKMLQSDREKLLNLEKELGKRVAGQQEAIEVVSDAVRRSRAGMQDPKRPIGSFIFLGTTGVGKTEVARTLAEYLFNDENSMVRIDMSEYQERHAVSRLIGAPPGYIGYDEGGQLTEAVRRKPYSVVLLDEIEKAHPDVWNILLQVLDEGRLTDNKGRVANFKNTIIIMTSNIGSHLIQEKFAEDEGWNHSLVLDEAKAAVMELLKQTIRPEFLNRIDEIVMFEPLTKANIRKIVDIQFNEIKKRLAENGIQLDATDEALNKLGEEGFDPQFGARPLKRVLQRRVLNELSKAILSGEVKKDSVVLMELNHDGEIAFTNLDAEIEL, encoded by the coding sequence ATGGATTTCAAGAATTACACCGTAAAAGCGCAGGAGGTCGTTCAAAAAGCATCGGAAATTGCATTGGGCAACGGCCAGCAAGCTATTGAAACAGGTCACCTACTTCAGGCGATTCTGTCGGAAGACGAAAACGTGATTGGCTTCATCGCGAAAAAACTGGGAGTCAATCTAAAAAATACAACGGGAGCATTACAGGCCATCGTGAGCACTTACCCAAAAGTTTCGGGGGGCAATGGTGGTGTGTACCTGAGTAACGATACAGCCGCAGCATTTGCCAAAGCCAGCAGTTATACCAAAGAATTCGGCGACGAATTTGTGAGCGTCGAACTGATGTTGCTTGGCCTTATGGCCGGTAAAGACCAAATTGCAACGTTATTGAAAGATGCCGGTTTCACCGAAAAACAAACGAAAGCGGCTATCAACGAACTTAGAAAAGGAAACTCTGTGAAAGACCAAAACGCAGAAGCTAAATATCAATCGCTGGAGCGGTACAGTATTAATCTCAACGAACGCGCCCGCACTGGCAAAATCGACCCGGTTATTGGCCGCGATGAAGAAATCCGGCGGGTGTTGCAGATTCTGAGCCGTCGGACCAAAAACAACCCAATTTTGCTGGGCGAACCGGGCGTTGGTAAAACCGCCATTGTTGAAGGACTAGCCCAGCGAATTGTTTCGGGCGATGTACCCGAAAATCTGAAAACCAAAACTATTGTCTCGCTCGACATGGGCCTGCTCATTGCAGGCGCCAAGTATAAAGGTGAGTTTGAGGAGCGGCTGAAAGCCGTAATCAAAGAAGTAACCGACTCCGATGGACAGATCATTCTGTTTATTGATGAGATCCATACGCTGATTGGTGCCGGTGCCGGTGGCGAAGGAGCTATGGATGCGGCTAACTTGCTGAAACCAGCCCTGTCGCGTGGTGAACTGCATACCATTGGTGCCACCACCCTGAAAGAATACCAGAAGTATATCGAGAAAGACAAAGCACTCGAACGCCGGTTCCAGGCCGTTATGGTCGATGAGCCCGACATGCCCGATGCCATCTCGATTCTGCGCGGTATCAAGGAAAAATACGAATTACACCATGGCGTTCGCATCAAAGACGATGCGGTGATTGCCGCCGTTGAACTCTCGACGCGCTACATTACAGATCGTTTCCTGCCCGACAAAGCCATTGATTTGATGGATGAAGCGGCTGCTAAACTACGGCTGGAAATGGATTCGGTTCCCGAAGAACTCGACGAATTGAACCGGCGCATTATGCAGCTCGAAATTGAACGCGAGGCCATTCGTCGGGAAAACGACAAGGAGAAAGAAACGGTCCTCAACAAACAAATTGAAGACCTGAGCGAACAACGCAACAACCTTAAAGCCAAGTGGGAAACCGAAAAAGCATCGGTCAACGAAGGTCGTACGCTGAAAGAACAGCTCGACCAGCTACGCTTTGAAGCCGAACAGGCCGAGCGTAGTGGCGATTATGGTAAAGTAGCCGAAATTCGCTATGGCCGGATTCCTGAAATTGAAACCAAACTGAATGATTTAGCCAAAGAAGGTGGCGACAGCGATTCGTCGGACCGCATGATGCAGGAAGAAGTAACCGCCGAAGATATTGCCGAAGTGGTGGCTAAATGGACGGGCATTCCAGTATCGAAAATGCTGCAAAGCGACCGCGAAAAACTGCTGAATCTGGAAAAAGAATTAGGCAAACGCGTAGCCGGGCAGCAGGAAGCCATTGAAGTGGTGTCGGATGCCGTTCGGCGGAGCCGGGCCGGTATGCAGGACCCAAAACGGCCCATCGGTTCGTTTATCTTCCTCGGCACAACGGGGGTTGGGAAAACCGAAGTGGCGCGGACGCTGGCCGAATACCTGTTCAATGATGAGAATTCGATGGTGCGGATCGATATGTCGGAATATCAGGAGCGTCATGCCGTAAGTCGGCTGATTGGTGCTCCTCCGGGATACATTGGTTATGACGAAGGTGGTCAGTTAACCGAAGCCGTTCGCCGGAAACCTTACTCAGTCGTTTTGCTCGATGAGATCGAAAAAGCGCACCCCGACGTCTGGAACATTTTGTTGCAGGTGCTCGACGAAGGCCGGTTGACCGATAACAAAGGTCGCGTGGCTAACTTCAAGAACACGATCATCATCATGACGTCGAACATCGGTAGCCATCTGATACAAGAGAAGTTTGCCGAAGATGAAGGCTGGAACCACTCGCTGGTACTTGATGAAGCGAAAGCTGCCGTAATGGAATTACTGAAACAAACCATTCGGCCCGAGTTTCTGAACCGGATCGATGAGATTGTGATGTTCGAGCCACTGACGAAAGCAAACATCCGCAAGATTGTGGACATTCAGTTCAACGAAATCAAGAAACGGCTGGCCGAAAACGGCATACAGCTCGACGCCACCGACGAAGCCCTGAACAAACTCGGCGAAGAAGGTTTCGATCCGCAGTTTGGGGCTCGGCCGCTGAAACGGGTATTGCAACGCCGGGTTCTGAACGAACTCTCGAAAGCAATTCTTTCGGGCGAAGTCAAAAAAGACTCGGTGGTGCTGATGGAGTTGAACCACGACGGCGAAATCGCATTCACGAATCTGGATGCTGAAATCGAATTATAA
- a CDS encoding DUF5615 family PIN-like protein → MSVPAFKLLFDENIPYRIVRKIAHLYPDREQVKRLGLLSKKDGIIWEYAKHNNYVIVTHDEDYDELSALRGVPPKVIWLRTGNITTDDLAKLLISHADQIKEFMKLEREHGCLELYQ, encoded by the coding sequence ATGAGCGTCCCAGCTTTCAAACTACTGTTTGATGAGAATATTCCCTACCGGATAGTCAGGAAAATAGCTCACCTTTATCCAGATAGAGAACAGGTGAAACGGTTAGGATTACTTAGCAAAAAGGATGGAATAATTTGGGAATATGCTAAACATAACAACTATGTTATCGTGACGCATGATGAGGATTACGATGAACTAAGCGCCTTACGGGGCGTTCCCCCAAAAGTAATATGGCTCAGAACAGGCAACATTACAACTGACGATTTAGCAAAGTTGCTAATTAGTCATGCCGACCAGATTAAAGAATTTATGAAATTGGAAAGGGAACACGGTTGTCTGGAATTATATCAATAA
- a CDS encoding Bax inhibitor-1/YccA family protein has product MTQVYGWMSVALLVTAAVSIWVASSTAVLEIIFGNRIVFYGLLIGEFLMVVSLSAAIQRLSARMATILFMAYAVMNGLTLASIFLLYTGGSIASTFFVTAGTFGAMSAYGYYTKRDLTSLGGFLLMALIGLIIASLVNLFWQNETLYWVSTYAGVLIFVGLTAYDTQKIKEMNIIGNAGTDEDRKEAIMGALRLYLDFINMFLYLLRLFGRRR; this is encoded by the coding sequence ATGACCCAGGTATATGGCTGGATGTCTGTTGCGCTGCTTGTTACGGCTGCTGTTTCAATCTGGGTTGCCAGTTCGACCGCTGTGCTGGAAATTATTTTTGGTAATCGAATTGTCTTCTACGGGTTGCTGATTGGCGAATTTCTGATGGTTGTGTCACTGTCGGCGGCAATACAGCGGTTGTCAGCTCGTATGGCCACCATTCTGTTTATGGCTTATGCTGTAATGAATGGTCTGACACTGGCGTCGATTTTCCTGCTTTATACCGGTGGTTCGATTGCTTCTACCTTCTTCGTGACGGCCGGAACCTTCGGCGCTATGAGTGCTTACGGCTATTATACTAAGCGCGACCTGACTTCGCTGGGCGGTTTTCTGCTTATGGCGCTAATCGGATTGATTATTGCCTCGCTGGTCAATCTGTTCTGGCAAAATGAAACACTCTATTGGGTATCGACCTATGCGGGTGTGCTGATTTTTGTTGGACTGACGGCCTACGATACTCAGAAAATCAAGGAAATGAACATTATTGGCAACGCAGGCACCGACGAAGACCGGAAAGAGGCTATTATGGGGGCGTTGCGACTCTACCTGGACTTTATCAATATGTTTCTCTACCTGCTACGGTTGTTTGGCCGTCGGCGCTAG
- a CDS encoding cation diffusion facilitator family transporter, whose translation MPASKTPIYSALAANLAIAITKFIAASITGSSAMVSEGIHSMVDTLNEVLLLLGIARSQKPADKKRPFGYGKEQYFWAFIVSILIFGVGGGVSFYEGITHLQHPEVIENPLWNYIVLGVAFCFDGISFITAFKEFNRQRGEQPFWSAVKRSKDPSTFVVLFEDASDLLGLIVAFLGVFLGHQLQNPYFDGAASIIIGLLLTAVSIVLARESRSLLMGESLEESTLSQIIALTEQDKTVDQVLNSPSMYLGPEETIIMLVVAFQSTLSTTDINLAISRIRATIQQQFPIVRHVFIEPGVAASDAQANGA comes from the coding sequence ATGCCAGCCTCTAAAACACCAATTTACAGTGCCTTAGCCGCTAATCTGGCCATTGCCATCACCAAATTTATAGCGGCCAGTATAACGGGAAGTTCGGCAATGGTTTCGGAAGGAATCCATTCGATGGTCGACACGCTAAATGAGGTTCTGCTACTCCTGGGAATTGCCCGCAGCCAAAAACCTGCGGATAAAAAACGTCCTTTTGGGTATGGGAAAGAGCAATATTTCTGGGCCTTTATTGTCTCGATCCTGATTTTCGGGGTGGGTGGTGGTGTATCATTTTATGAGGGCATTACGCACCTACAACACCCTGAGGTTATCGAAAATCCGCTCTGGAACTATATCGTGCTGGGTGTAGCCTTTTGTTTCGATGGTATTTCGTTCATTACAGCCTTCAAGGAATTTAACCGGCAACGCGGTGAGCAACCGTTCTGGTCGGCCGTTAAGCGCAGCAAAGATCCATCTACATTTGTGGTTCTGTTTGAAGATGCATCGGACCTATTAGGGCTAATTGTGGCTTTCCTGGGCGTTTTTCTGGGTCATCAACTCCAGAATCCCTATTTCGATGGAGCCGCTTCTATCATTATTGGCTTACTGCTCACCGCAGTGTCTATTGTGCTGGCCCGCGAAAGTCGTAGCCTTCTGATGGGTGAAAGCCTCGAAGAATCAACCTTAAGCCAGATTATAGCACTAACAGAGCAGGACAAAACCGTTGATCAGGTTCTCAACTCGCCATCTATGTATTTGGGTCCGGAAGAAACCATCATCATGCTAGTTGTTGCTTTTCAGAGCACCTTGTCAACTACCGACATTAATCTGGCCATCAGTCGAATCCGGGCAACCATTCAGCAGCAATTCCCGATTGTCAGGCATGTTTTTATTGAACCGGGCGTAGCAGCCTCGGACGCCCAGGCGAATGGTGCTTAA
- a CDS encoding DUF433 domain-containing protein, whose translation MTYQNYISIDPEIRFGRPCITGTRISVYDVLGWLGLGMSVPDIIDDFPELTEEQIRACLLYAADRERKI comes from the coding sequence ATGACGTATCAAAATTATATTTCCATCGATCCGGAAATCCGTTTTGGGCGGCCTTGTATCACCGGCACTCGTATAAGTGTCTATGACGTTCTAGGCTGGTTAGGATTAGGAATGAGCGTTCCAGATATTATAGACGACTTTCCAGAATTAACAGAAGAACAGATTAGAGCCTGCTTACTCTACGCAGCCGACCGAGAGCGCAAAATCTGA
- a CDS encoding DUF418 domain-containing protein, whose protein sequence is MIPTVDTHLGFRSAEHAQPARIQVVDALRGFALFGILLVHCAQWFSAGPLPDTIYQKHANGIDNGIAQTIVGLFFDGKFYTFFSFLFGLSFALMLTRNQDSPGVFYRRFAWRLIILGVIGFLHHLMWRGDILSIYAMLGFAMLLLSRASNKVILVIAILLVMNLPTRLTRVYNDFISPPVKAQTQPAQKQFEQEAKTYYDVLKHGSYKDLVTFNFKAFDDKMQFQVESGRLYITLGFFLLGLYAGRRRLFQQLAENRTFFRKLTRFSGFSVLGITAVGGALIAVYGNTQQPPKAIELLFMTLFDIHSALMTVFYIAGLTLLFQKNSWQWIASPLASVGKMALTSYILQTAIGTALFFGFGLSLLAEVDLWIAALTAIPIFMAQVLFSRIWLAQFRYGPLEWLWRSLTYFKMQPMRL, encoded by the coding sequence ATGATACCTACAGTTGATACTCATTTGGGCTTCAGATCTGCCGAACATGCCCAACCTGCTCGCATTCAGGTAGTAGATGCCCTTCGCGGATTTGCCTTATTTGGCATTTTACTGGTGCATTGTGCTCAATGGTTTTCGGCCGGTCCGCTGCCCGATACTATTTACCAAAAACATGCAAATGGTATTGATAATGGCATTGCTCAAACCATTGTCGGCTTATTCTTCGATGGTAAATTTTACACCTTTTTCTCCTTCCTGTTCGGACTTAGCTTTGCCCTCATGCTCACTCGCAACCAGGATTCACCGGGCGTTTTTTACCGCAGGTTTGCCTGGCGGCTGATCATATTGGGTGTAATTGGCTTTCTGCATCATCTGATGTGGCGGGGCGATATTCTGTCGATCTACGCGATGCTTGGATTTGCCATGCTTCTACTAAGCCGGGCCTCCAACAAAGTGATTCTGGTTATAGCTATTTTACTGGTCATGAACCTGCCTACGCGACTTACCCGTGTTTATAATGATTTTATCAGCCCACCCGTAAAAGCGCAAACCCAGCCAGCTCAGAAACAGTTTGAGCAGGAAGCCAAAACCTATTACGATGTTCTGAAGCATGGCAGCTATAAGGATCTGGTAACGTTCAATTTCAAAGCGTTCGACGATAAAATGCAGTTTCAGGTAGAAAGCGGTCGGCTTTATATTACGCTTGGATTCTTCCTGTTAGGTCTGTATGCCGGTCGACGGCGGTTATTCCAGCAACTAGCCGAGAACCGCACATTCTTCCGAAAGCTTACCCGGTTTAGTGGTTTTAGCGTATTGGGTATTACGGCCGTTGGCGGAGCACTAATTGCGGTTTATGGCAATACACAGCAACCGCCCAAAGCCATCGAACTGCTGTTTATGACACTTTTCGACATCCATAGCGCGTTAATGACCGTATTTTACATAGCTGGCCTGACGCTTCTCTTTCAAAAAAACTCCTGGCAATGGATTGCATCACCCCTGGCATCGGTCGGGAAAATGGCGCTTACGAGCTACATCCTGCAAACGGCCATTGGCACTGCGCTCTTCTTCGGATTCGGGCTAAGCCTGCTGGCCGAAGTTGATTTATGGATAGCGGCTTTAACTGCCATACCAATCTTTATGGCTCAGGTTTTATTCAGCCGCATCTGGCTTGCGCAGTTCAGATATGGCCCACTCGAATGGCTCTGGCGTTCGTTGACGTATTTTAAAATGCAACCGATGCGGTTATAA